The DNA sequence GGAAGGCCAGCGTCTGACTGAACTCAGGAAGGAGACGGGTTGGAACATCAAGGTCATGAGGGCACCCCCAATCCCGTCCAAGACCGTGTCGGACGTCAGGGGATACCTGCGTGCAAATCACGACGAGAGGCAGGACATGCTCAAGTATGTGGCGAGAAGGATCGCAAGGCCCAAGCTCGAAGGGGAGCAGTGGGTGAGGATGACCGCCATGGGAGGATTCAGACAGGTCGGAAGGTCCGCATCGTTGCTGACCACCAGAGAGTCCAAGATCCTCATCGACTGTGGTCTTGACCCGTCTTCCGATGCCACCCCCTATTTTGCGATTCCGGAGGCACAGCCCCTCTCGGACATTGATGCCGTCGTTATAACACATGCCCACCTGGACCACTGCGGAACACTTCCAGCGCTGTTCAAGTATGGTTACAAGGGGCCTGTCTACTGTACGCCGCCCACCAGGGATCTAATGGCCCTGCTGCAGCTCGACAACATCAAATTGGGATTCGGCGAGGACAAGAAGACGCCTTACGATGCATCCCATGTGAGGCAGGAGATCTTGCACACAATCACACTCAAGTACAACGAGACCACGGATATCGCCCCCGATGTCAGGCTCACGTTCCATAACGCTGGCCACATCCTCGGTTCCGCGATCGCCCATTTCCATATCGGCGACGGTCTCCACAACGTTGCATTCTCGGGAGATACCAAGTATGAGAAGACTTGGCTTTTCAACCCCGCAAACAACAGATTCCCCAGACTCGAGACTCTGGTCATCGAGTCCACCTACGGAGGTCACAACGATGTTACCCCCACAAGGGCTGAGGCATCGGAGGAGATGGGTAACCTGTTGCAGCAGGCCACCGCCAAGGGCGGAAAGGTCCTGATCCCCGTCTTCGCGGTAGGAAGGTCGCAGGAGGTCATGCTAGTCATAGAGGAGCAGATGCGCCTCGGAAAGATCCCCAAGTGCACAGTCTATCTCGACGGAATGATCTGGGAGGCAACGGCCATTCACACAGCGTATCCCGAGTACCTCAACAGCTCTCTCAGGACGCAGATTTTCCAGCAGAACGAGAACCCGTTCCTATCTCCCATCTTCAAGAGGGTGGAGACCGCAGACATGAGGGAAGAGATCTGCCACTCGCCGGACCCATGTATCGTCCTTGCGACATCGGGTATGATGTCCGGAGGACCTGTCATGGAGTACTTCCGCGAGTGGGCTGACGATCCCAACAATTGGCTGCTGTTTGTTGGTTATCAGTCTGAAGGATCCATCGGAAGGACTATCCAGAGGGGACGTACCGATATCACCCTCAGCATGAAGGGCAAACCCATCGATCTCCAGATCAAGATGCAGAGGGTCACCGTGGACGGATTCTCCGGACACTCTGACAGGAAGCAGCTGATGAGATACATCTCATCCTTGGAACCCAAACCGAACAAGATCATCATCGGTCACGGTGAGGACAAGAAATGTACTGACTTCGCATCATCGATCTACAAGAAGTTCGGTATCGAGACCAAGGCTCCTCAGAATCTTGAGACCATAAGGCTCAGATAAACCATTGAAGGCCCCGGGTCTCCGGGGTCATCCTTTCTTATTGAAGGGGCATTCGTTCCCCAGGCACTGTTGATTCTTGCTACTGAATTTGCATTCGATCTCAGCGAGTTCCATCTCTATGCCGAGTTTCTCTTTCACGAATGCGACCGCCTCGGTGATGGCGAGATACGAATCGCGTTTACAGCATCTGGGTCCTCCGCGGCCCCCTATGGACATTAACGATCTAGACGTCATCATGTTGGACAATCCGAAAGGCTCCTTTGCCATCGGATTGGAGCCTGTGATCACAGAGATGAAAATTCCTGAACTCACCGCTGCTCCGCAAGTACCCCAGTATCCGCAGATCCCTCCGGGTACGGCCTTTCCGCGATTGGTTATCTCTTTCAAAGCCCAATCAAAATCTATTTTTCCCCCGGAATTGCGATAGGCCGTCAGAAGCGAGGCTGCCACCAGCACATGGTGCTCAGGACCGTGCATATGGCAGAACGGCAGATTCATGAGCCTGTTTAGAACAACGCCGGGGTCTTTGGACGTCTCCAATCTGCAGATGGGCACAATGGTGTCCAGTCCGGACAGGTGGCAGTCGTTGCAGACGAAATGCCCCTTAATACATCTGACCCTATCGGAATATCTCTTCCCGCACACTGAGCAGGTCATCTCGATATCATTGTCCAGGTATTCTAAAGGGGATCCGCAGATTATGCATCCCGTATCCATGATGATGCTTCCATGAAAGATTGAGAAAAATATGGCCCCGGTCGAACGACCAAGGCATTGGGTTTGATAATCACCAGTTGGTTGCTCTTACTTCGAAGAACGACTGGGCGTGCTTACAGACAGGACATACGGCGGGGGCCTCCTCTCCAACGTGGATGTAACCGCAGTTCCTGCATTTCCACATGACGACTTTGTCCTTCTTGAAGACGACTCCTTCCTCGATGTTCTTCAGGAGTGCAAGGTATCTCTCCTCGTGCTCCTTCTCGATGTTTCCGACCATCTCGAAGAGCTTTGCAATCTCGGTGAATCCCTCGGCCTTTGCAGTCTCGGCGAACTCCTTGTACATCGTGGTGTGCTCGTAGTTCTCTCCTGCTGCGGCGTCCTTCAGGTTCTCGACGGTCTTGGGGACCTTTCCGTCGTGGAGCTGCTTGAACCAAATCTTGGCGTGCTCCTTCTCGTTCTCGGCGGTCTCAAGGAAGATGTCCGCGATTTGCTCGTAGCCTTCTTTCTTGGCCTGGGATGCGTAGTATGTGTATTTGTTCCTGGCCTGGCTCTCACCTGCGAATGCGGCCATCAGATTCTGCTCCGTCTTGGATCCTTTTAGTTCCATGATGTAACCTCTGTAATCAATATAGAACGTTGTTGTTAAAAAAGGTAGTCTATGGTCGCTGGCAGTTAGGAATGATTAAACCTTTTGAGACGAATGACGCATTATGCGCGGGTCCTGCATAGCATCATTCTTCACGCTGTTAGGTACTGTCAGTATCACCGAGGACGGCAACGGAATGATCACCGGAGTATACCTTCCCTGTTCAAATCTCCCTCCAATGGACCAATGTGAAACGCCCGTTTTGAAAGAGGCGGCGAAACAGATCAACGAGTATCTTGCGGGGAGTCGCACAGAATTCGATCTCGATCTTTACTATGACGGTTCGGATTTCAGGTCAAGGGTCATGGAGGAACTGAACAGGATACCTTACGGCGAGGTCCGTACATACAAACAGGTCGCGGAGGCCATAGGCTATCCGAATTCGATGCGTGCTGTCGGTACCGCTTGCAGGGAGAATCCCCTGCCCATATTGGTCCCATGTCATCGTGTCATACCTGCGACCGGCGGATACGGCAATTACAACGGGGGCACCTCCATGAAGAAGAAGCTTCTGAACCTGGAAGGGGTGTTCCTCTGATAGATTACCGCGGCATTCTGAAGGAGGAAGCCGAGCCTGATTACAGGGATTTCACTTCAAAGCTAATTCCTGGAAAAGAGGGGATACTGGGTGTCAGAATCCCGAAGGTCCGGGCATTGACCAAGACCATCATCAAAGACGATTGGGAATCATTCCTGGAAGAGAAGCCAACATGTTTCGAGGAAGAGGTCCTCAAAGGTCTGGTGATCGCAACAGCTCCCATGGATGTGGAGAGGAGGCTGGAATACACCGAAGGTTTCCTTGACATCATAGATAACTGGTCCACCTGTGATTCATTCTGTTCCTCATGGAAGTTCTCGAAGAAGGATTCGGAACGCGTTCATTCTTACTTTAGGTCCCTGATCGATTCCGGAAAGGAATTCCGCATGAGGGTTTCGGTCGTTTTCCGCATGGCCCATTTCATCGACGATGAACATGTGGACAAGCTTCTGGCCGATATCGAATCCTATCGCAACGAAGGCTACTACTATAAGATGGGGGCCGCTTGGACCGCTTCCTTCTGCTACATCAAGTATCCTGAGAGGACCATGGCCGTTCTCAAACATGGGAGGATGGATGACTGGGTGTACAGGAAGACCATACAGAAGATATGCGAATCATACAGGGTATCGGACGAGAACAAAGCAGTGCTAAAATCCATGAGATGATACAACTCGACCGATTATCCAACCCATAATAATAAAAATAAGAGACATATGGGTGACGTTATGGTATCGAAGACTGCGGTTTTTGTCGCATTAGCCGTCATAGCATCAGCGATGCTTTTGCCAGGCATGGACGCTGACGTCTCCGATTCCGAAGTTTTCACATACTACGCCCAGCTGGATGTCAACGGAAAGCTCGTATACAAGGAGGTAAACGCCGCAACATCCGTGGAAAGCGAAACGAAGGAGTTCATCATCGATTTCAATGATAGCTCTCTCTTCGACGATACAGACGGGGCCAAGGCCTATGCTGACAAGACCGTCCGCGAAGCACTCACAGCTCTGTACCTTTCCAACCCAATGGTGCCTTACGTATGGGATTACCCCGTGGCCGAGACAACGGTCGATGCGGAGATTATCCTCGTAACGGTGAAGCACGGCGAAGTGGAGACCACATACTATGCGGTCGACAATGTGAAATTCTCGCTGAAGGTTCCCGAAGGGATAACATCGGATTCCATGAAGGAGCTGAACGACGCACTCAAGAACTTCCCTGTCTCCGGAAGCACCGATGCCGATAAGGTCAAGAGCATCATGTCCGAATTGGACAAGGTTTACTTCGAGAAGGATGAAGAGGGGAAGATAAGCAATATCTACAGCGCACTGGTCCTGAAGAAGACCACCTCTGCGGGGGTCGCTCAGGCATTCACTGTGCTATGCAAAATGAACAACATCCCGGCCGTCACGGTATCGGGATCCGACCTGCTCGCCACCAATGAAACATTCAGTTATTGGAACTATGTCTACCTTGAGGGTGACATCGATGGCGAGACGGCCAAAGCATGGTACATCGTCGATCCGACATATGCAGTAAGCACAGGCATCGCAGGATACCTCACGGAAGTGTCCTACGATGGAAAGACTTACTCCATGTCATCGGCACACAACGAGGATCTGGACATCACAGGGGAAGTTTCCCTGAAGACGCCTCAGCTCGCTAAAAACAAGTACGTCCCCGTAGGAGGCATTCCCTTCTTCGAGGTGTACGGAGAAGCAATACTGATCGTAGCGATCGGGGTCGTAATGATCGGCTCGATGTTTTACGCTATGAGGAAAGGAATCATCTGAATAACAAGGAGAACGGGGTAAATGACAGAAGCAGAAGAGAAGAAGTCCAAATTGTCCGTAGAGGCATGGGTGGACCAACAGACCTTCGAGACCACTGATGACATCGAGGTCCCGAAGATGATCGCAGACCGTGTCATAGGACAGGACAGGGCCGTGGAGATCATGAGGAAGGCAGCAGCCCAGAAGAGGCACGTGATGCTGATCGGAGAACCCGGTACAGGTAAGTCCATGCTCGCCAACTCTATGGTCGAGTACCTCCCCAAGGAAGATCTTGTGGACATCGTTGCATATCACAACCCCGAGGATTTCAACGAGCCTAGGATAAGGACCTTCCCTGCAGGCAAGGGAAAGGCTGTCGTTGCCGAGCAGAAGGCAGCTGCCGCTGCCCAGAAGACTCAGAAGAACTCAGCGTACATATACATCTGCATACTGCTCATGGCCTTGGGTCTGGGCGGAGCGATATTCTTCGGTTACACGGTCGCGCTCATAGCATTCATGGGAGTCTTCCTGATCCTGATTCTGTTCAGGAACCCGATGCAGCCCAGGAACGAAACGGCTATTGTGCCCAAGGTCCTGGTCGGTCACGATCCAGGCGATCTACCGCCGTTCGTGGATGCCACAGGTACCCACGCCGGAGCACTCTTGGGAGATGTCAGGCACGATCCCTTCCAGTCCGGAGGATTGGAGACTCCGTCTCACGACAGGATCGAAGCAGGATGTATCCACAAGGCGAACAAGGGAGTCCTCTATCTGGATGAGATTAACCTCCTCAGGATGGAATCCCAGCAGGCCATTCTCACTGCTATGCAGGAGAAGAAGATGTCCATCACCGGTCAGTCCGAGAGGTCCTCCGGTGCATTGGTCAAATCCGAGCCTGTGCCCTGCGACTTCATCCTCGTCTGCGCAGGTAACCTTGATGCTATCCAGGGAATGCACCCTGCACTCAGGTCGAGGATCAGGGGATACGGTTACGAGGTCTTCATGGAGACTAACATGCCGGATACCGATGAGAACCGTCTCAACATCGCAAGGTTCGTTGCCCAGGAGGTAAAGAAGGACGAGAAGATCCCTGCCTTCGACAAATACGCTGTCGGAGAGATCCTCAGAGAGGGTCAGCGCCGTTCAGGAAAGAAGGGTGAGATCACCCTCAGGATGAGGGAGCTCGGAGGACTCGTACGTATCTCCGGAGATATGGCAGTCAACAAGGGTGACAAACTGGTCACCGCTGAGCACGTTATGGCTGCAAGGGAAACAGCACGCAGTCTCGAGCAGCAGATTGCGGACAAGCAGATCGAGGGAATGATGAGATACCAGCTCTTCCACAACGAGGGAGAGGCCGTCGGACTCATCAACGGACTTGCAGTCCTGTCCAACGGCAACTCATCGGAGATGTCCGGTATGGTCATGCCGCTGGCGGCCGAAGTCACACCCGCACAGAGCAAGAAGGGCGGAAAGATCATCGCCACCGGACAGCTCGGAAAGATTGCACAGGAAGCAGTCGACAACATCTCTGCTGTCATCAAGAAGTACACGCTCACAGACCTGTCCGCACTGGACATACACCTGGAGTACGTTGCGGCATACAACGGAGTCGACGGAGACAGTGCATCCATCACCATGGCGACCGTCATCATATCTGCTCTGGAGAACATTCCCATCCGTCAGGATCTGGCGATGACCGGTTCCCTGAACGTCAGGGGTGTCGTTATGCCCATAGGCGGTGTAACCGCCAAGTTGGAGGCAGCTGCGAACTCAGGCATCAAGATGGCACTCATCCCCATGGAGAACGAGAAGGATGTTATGATCGACAGGAAGTACTACGACATGATGGAGATCTACACCGTGGAGACCCTCCGCGATGTGTTCGAGTATGCATTCGTGGATTGCCCTGCCAAGCAGAAGTATCTCGATGCTCTGCTCCCGCTGAACCCTAACGGTGTATCCACCGCCAAGAGGGTACCGATCCCCGAGAAGTACAAGAAGGATCAGGTCCAAGAGGAAGCTCCAGCCGTTGAGGCGCCCGAGGTCGAGACTCCTGCAGTCGATGCACCCAAGGAAGACCTTATCGAGTCTCCGAAGGACCCTGAAGAGGTAGTCGTCGAGGTAGCGGTCGAGTCCGAGGACTGATCAGGCAGACGGGTCCGAACGGACCTGCTGCCTACCCAAACATCTTCCTTTTCTCTCCATATTTATTATTATCACGTGTGCGATACTAAGCGTGATAACATGGCCGGTAGGGTAGCTAAGATAAAGCGTGAGACCAGGGAGACCTGCGTCTCCGTTGAACTCAATCTGGACGGTAATGGCAAATTCGAGGTCGACTGCGATCTCCAGTTCCTCAAGCACATGGTCGAGACTCTGGCAAGGTATGCTGAGTTCGATATAAAGATGACCGCAACGGGGGACAACGACCACCACCTGATCGAGGATGTAGCTATCACGCTCGGGAAAGCAGTCAGGGACGCTCTTGGGGACAAGCCTATAGAGAGGATGGCGACAGCAACTGTGGTCATGGATGATGCCATGGTTATGACATCGCTGGACCTCGTCGACAGGCCTTACTGCGAAGCAGACTGTCCTGATCCGCTGTACGTCCACTTTTTCAGGAGTTTTGCGATGACAGCCGGCATAACCCTGCACATACTGGTCATCCGTGGATTCGACGAGCACCACATAATCGAGGCCGGATTCAAGTCCATGGGAAAGGCCCTGAAGGACGCCGTAGTAGTCAGGAAGCAGACCCTCAGCAACAAAGGGTCGGTAAAGATGGAGTGATCCGATGCTGACGAAGAGGATCATACCCTGCCTCGACATGAGAGGCGGAAAGGTAGTGAAGGGAATCAACTTCAAGAACATCAAAGAGGTCGGCGACCCTCCCACCATGGCCATGGATTACGAGGCCCAGGGTGCCGATGAGATCACGTTCCTGGACATCTCCGCATCGCAGGAGGAGAGGGCCACGATGCTCGATGTGGTCACGAAGACTGCCGAGGGACTCAATGTGCCCCTCTGCGTGGGAGGAGGAATCAGGTCCGTACAGGATGTCAGGAACACCCTCAATGCAGGTGCGGACAAGGTGTCCATCAACTCTGCTGCGGTTCAGAATCCGGAGATTATCACGGAATGCTCCAACGCATTCGGATGCCAGTGCATTGTCGTCGCCATCGACGGAAAGTGGAAGGACGACCATTACGAAGTGGTCACTCATGGAGGGACCAGATTCACAGGGATCGATGCCATCGAGTGGGCACAGAAGGTCGAGGATCTCGGGGCCGGAGAGATACTGTTCACATCCATGGATGCGGACGGTGTCAAGACAGGATACGATATCAAGCCGACAGCCCTGATCTCCGATGCAGTCAGCATACCTGTCATAGCCTCGGGAGGATGCGGTTCCAAGGAACACATCCTGGAGGTATTCCAGCAGACCAATGCAGCAGCGGCACTGGCAGCGTCGATATTCCATTACAAGGAGTACACCGTGGGGGAAGTGAAGGAATTCCTCAGAGACAACGGAGTGTGTGTAAGATGACCGAACTCAAATACGACGACAAAGGGCTCATTCCGGTGGTCGTTCAGGATTGGCTTACGAACGAGGTGCTGATGGTCGCATGGTCGAATGCCGAGGCCGTAGAGCTGATGAAGAGCACAGGTTACACGCACTTCTGGTCCAGAAGCAGACAGAAGATGTGGAAGAAGGGCGAGGAGTCCGGACACGTCCAGAAGATCAAATCCATACAGACCGACTGTGATGGGGACACCCTCTTGGTGAGGGTGGAACAGACAGGCGTCGCATGTCATCTTGGAAAGCCTTCATGCTTCGATGAGGTCATCTACGGAGAGACCGATGAGACCATGGCAATACTCCCTGATCTCAAACGCGTCATCGAGGACAGGCACCAGAACCCATCGGACGAGAGCTACACATGCAAGCTCTTCAACGATGAGACCCGCATGTGCAAGAAGGTCATAGAAGAGGCGGGCGAGTTCGCACTGGCCATCAAGGATAAGGACACCGATGAGATGGCATGGGAGCTGGCGGATCTGATCTACCACACCATGGTGGCCATCGAGAAGACGGGACTTCCGATGTCCGAAGTCTACAAGAAGCTGAAGGAGAGGGCAGAATGAGCAGAGCAGACCTTCACACACATACCGTTTACAGCGACGGGGAACTGATCCCGGCAGAGCTCGTACGCAGGGCAATGGTCAAGGGTCACGATCTCATCGCCATAACCGATCATGTGGACATGACCAATGTCGAATGGGTGGTCACCAACATGGTCAAGGCGATAGACCTCTGCGAGGATTACATCAAGGTCATCCCCGGAGTGGAGATCACGCATGTCCCTCCGAGGCAGATCGACAAGGTCGCAAAGATGGCAAGGAAATACGGTGCTGAATGGATCGTCGTCCACGGCGAGACAGTGACGGAGCCTGTAATGCCCGGTACGAATCGTGCATCGGTGGAGAACCCCGAGATAGACATTCTCGCCCATCCCGGTTTCATCACCTTGGAAGAGGCACAGCTCGCAAAGGACAACGATGTCATCCTGGAAGTCACCGGAAGGGCCGGTCACAACATCACCAACGGACACGTGGTCAACATGGCCAGGGAGGCAGGTGCGATGATGGTCATCGATTCCGATACCCACCAGCCCGAGAACCTCATGAGCGAAGAAGAGGCCATGGTGGTAGCCCTAGGTGCGGGTCTGACCAAGGCCGAGGCCGACAAGGCACTCCATGTCACACCCTATGAGATGACCAGGCATCTATGATGTGCCAGATTCCAACTTACGTTCATTCTAAATATGAGCACGAGTATGAAAGTTCATGCCTGAGATAGCAATCATAGGCGGAACGGGTATCTACAACCCCGACACATTCGAACTGATCGACAAGGTCTATCCCGATACTCCGTACGGCAAACCGTCTGATGAGATCCTCATCGGAAAGATCGCAGGCGTGGAAGTGGCTTTCCTTCACCGTCACGGTACAACGATCCCGTACCCTCCGTCATCGGTACCTTACAGGGCAAACATGTATGCTCTGAAGGAATTGGGATGCAAATATGTGATTTCAGCCTGTGCTGTCGGTTCTCTCCAGAGAAAGTTCGCCTCCGGAGATCTGGTCATAGTGGACCAGTTCGTCGATTTCACAAAGAAGCGTGACTACACGTATTTCAACGACTCCATCACGCACATCGCCATACCAGATCCGTTCTGCAGCTACCTAAATGCTGTCTTCGCAGAGACTGCAAAGAAACTCGGTATCAAGTATCACAACGGAGGGACATACGTTTGCATCGAAGGCCCCAGGTTCTCCACCAGGGCAGAGAGCAGAATGTTCAGGCAGTTCGGAGACATCATCGGTATGACCGTGGTCCCCGAATGTCAGCTGGCCAGGGAGCTCGGAATGTGCTACTGCAGCCTTGCGACTATCACTGATTACGATGCATGGAAGGAGGAGGCAGTCGACATCGAGATGGTCAAGAAGACCATGGCTTCATGTCTGGACAAGGTCCTGAGGCTCCTCGAGGCAGGACTCCCCAAGATCAAATCCGACGGATGTTCCGAATGCATCCAGGCCGCTATCGGTTGCGGCGCATTGAAATGATCTATCCGGGGCCAGTCCCCGGTATTCTTTTTATTAATCTACTTTTTTCGAATTGACTATCAAATCTGTTAATTACCTGTTATAAAATAACCGCAATTATGGCAGAGAAGAAGTCCAAAGGACAGAAACTTTCCGAAGAATTGCTTTACAACCCAAAGAACATCGGGGAGAGGGACAACAAGTTCCTCGAAGAGGCCAACAAGTTCTGTGAGGGCTACAAGAAGTTCCTCATGAACAAGACCGAGCGCGAGGCAGTCGCATACGCGATCCCCATTCTGAAGAAGCACAAGTATTCGGAGTACGTTCCCGGCAAGAAATACAAGGCCGGCGACAAATTCTACATGTGCAACCGCGGTAAGAATCTGATCATGTGCACGAAGGGAAAGAAACCCATCTCTGATGGTATCCGTGTTTCCGTCGCTCATGTGGACAGTCCGAGACTGGACTTCAAGCCCCACCCGCTCTTTGAAGAGGGCGAGATGGTATACTTCAAAACCCACTATTACGGAGGAATTAAGAAGTATCAATGGACCACCATCCCTCTTTCCATCCGCGGAGTCGTCATGCTCAAGGACGGTACCAAGGTCGACATCAATGTCGGTGAGGACGAGTCCGAACCAGCATTCCTGATCACCGATCTCCTCGTCCACCTGGCAAGGGACCAGATGCAGAAGACCGCATCCAAGGTCGTTGAAGGGGAGCAGCTCAACATCCTCATCGGATCCTGGCCGTTCGATGACGAGAAGGTATCTCAGAGATGCAAGCTAGCCATCATGCAGATACTCAATGAGAAATACGGAATCACCGAGGGAGACTTCGAGGCAGCTGAGCTATGCGCTGTCCCTGCATTCAAGCCCAGGGATATGGGATTCGACAGGTCGCTCATAGCGGCATACGGGCAGGATGACAGTTCATGTGCATACGCCCAGTTCATGGCCGAGCTCGACACCAAGAACCCCGAGTATACGACCATGACCATCTTCGCTGACAAGGAGGAGACTGGATCGGACGGAGTGACCGGAATGGCATCCTACTTCTTCAGGGACTTCGTCGAGGATCTGGCCCAGGCAGAGGGCTGTGAGGTCAGACATGTCATGAGGAACTCCTTCTGTCTCTCAGCAGACGTCGGAGCAGGATACGATCCCGCCTGGCCGGAGGTGTTCGAGAGGAACAACTGTGCCTTCATGAACTACGGTCCGATAATCGCCAAGTATGACGGAGCCGGAGGAAAGTACAGCACCAACGATGCATCTGCGGAACTGGTGAACTATCTACACAGGATCCTGAGGGATGCCGATGTCTGCTGGCAGATGGGAGAGCTCGGAAAGATCGATGTCGGAGGCGGAGGAACCATCGCATCCTACATCTCGTTGAACAACATCGACACCATCGATATCGGTGTGCCGGTGCTGTCCATGCATGCTCCCGTAGAGGTCGTCGCCAAGGCAGACGAGTACATGCTGTACAAGGCTATCTACGCAGTCTACAACAGCAAGCTCCCTAAGGAGATCTGAGAAACGTTTCAGGGGCTCCGGCCCCGGTTTTTTATTTGAGGACATCCGATGGAACAGCAGCAGTTCTCCTTTGAGGATTACGTCCGTATGGCGGAACAGGGCCATCCAGATGCCAAATACATCCTTGCTACCAAGTATCGTAACGGGGAGGGCGTGGAGATGGATAAGGCCAAGGCCGCCCAGCTGTACAGGGAATTGGCCGATCAAGGTGACTCCGATGCACAGTATGATCTCGCCTTCATGCTCGACAACGGAGAAGGTATCGAGCAGGACCGTGTCGAATCGGAGAAGTATTTCAAACTCTCAGCAGATCAAGGGGATTCAGACGCATGTCTCTGTTACGGAGGGATTCTTTTCGAGAGGGGAGAATACGCTGAGGCTGAGAAGTATTTCATGACCTCTGCCATGAAGGGCGACGTCAAAGCGGAATACAACTTGGGCCTGCTTTACATCGGAAACTATTTTGGGGAACCTGACAGGGCAAAGGCATTCGAGTGGTTCGAGAGCGCAGCGGACAAAGGGTTTGTGTATGCCGAGTCCATGCTCGGCTCGATATATCTCGAGGATAACGACCTTGTCAAAGCCGAGGAGTACTTCAGATATGCGGCCGATCAGGGAGAGCCTACCGCACAATATAATCTCGGTGCTCTCGGTCTCTCTGGACAGATAAAGATGGATTACAAGGAATCCGTCGAATGGCTCACAAAGGCGGCTCAGAACGGGATGCAGCAAGCGTATGAGCTGTTGATGAGACTCAACAATATGAATTGAAGAGTCAAAAAATACTACAAATTTTTAACTTTATAATCTATTGACCCGTTGATAGGATGAGCGACATCGGCTACAGTTCCCAGTATGAGGTGTATCTAACTCAGAACAATGGTGTCCAGATCGTGACCAATGAATTGAGTTTGCAGATCCTCAAACAGATGCGTTTCAGGGAGATCTCCCCTTCGGAGATTGCTAACGCTTTCGGGATCTCGAAGTCAACTGTACAGGGCAACATAGGCAAGCTTCTGCGTGCCGGAATTGTTAGTCAAGAAGATCGTGTTAACGATGCACGCAGTACGGTATTCCGCCTGAATGCAGTGCTGATCTTCTGCAGCGATGCGGATGTGGAATGGCAACAGGATGCGAGATCCGCATCGATAGACCGCATCATAGCTAACGGCTTGTGCACAGTCAGAGAGGATCTGTCGCTATATGGGGTGTCGCTCACAGAGAGCGGGCTGAATGTTGTCCAGGGCCTTTTTGCAGTCGGTGAGGCAATCACGAAGGACGAAGGAGGACCCAACTGGTGGAAGAGGACGATCGATTTCATGGAAGTGCAATGTGCGTCCCATGGAATCGAAACGACTGTGGAATATGAAAACGG is a window from the Thermoplasmata archaeon genome containing:
- a CDS encoding histidinol phosphate phosphatase domain-containing protein; the protein is MSRADLHTHTVYSDGELIPAELVRRAMVKGHDLIAITDHVDMTNVEWVVTNMVKAIDLCEDYIKVIPGVEITHVPPRQIDKVAKMARKYGAEWIVVHGETVTEPVMPGTNRASVENPEIDILAHPGFITLEEAQLAKDNDVILEVTGRAGHNITNGHVVNMAREAGAMMVIDSDTHQPENLMSEEEAMVVALGAGLTKAEADKALHVTPYEMTRHL
- a CDS encoding imidazoleglycerol-phosphate dehydratase, with the translated sequence MAGRVAKIKRETRETCVSVELNLDGNGKFEVDCDLQFLKHMVETLARYAEFDIKMTATGDNDHHLIEDVAITLGKAVRDALGDKPIERMATATVVMDDAMVMTSLDLVDRPYCEADCPDPLYVHFFRSFAMTAGITLHILVIRGFDEHHIIEAGFKSMGKALKDAVVVRKQTLSNKGSVKME
- a CDS encoding bifunctional phosphoribosyl-AMP cyclohydrolase/phosphoribosyl-ATP diphosphatase HisIE, which gives rise to MTELKYDDKGLIPVVVQDWLTNEVLMVAWSNAEAVELMKSTGYTHFWSRSRQKMWKKGEESGHVQKIKSIQTDCDGDTLLVRVEQTGVACHLGKPSCFDEVIYGETDETMAILPDLKRVIEDRHQNPSDESYTCKLFNDETRMCKKVIEEAGEFALAIKDKDTDEMAWELADLIYHTMVAIEKTGLPMSEVYKKLKERAE
- the hisF gene encoding imidazole glycerol phosphate synthase subunit HisF — protein: MLTKRIIPCLDMRGGKVVKGINFKNIKEVGDPPTMAMDYEAQGADEITFLDISASQEERATMLDVVTKTAEGLNVPLCVGGGIRSVQDVRNTLNAGADKVSINSAAVQNPEIITECSNAFGCQCIVVAIDGKWKDDHYEVVTHGGTRFTGIDAIEWAQKVEDLGAGEILFTSMDADGVKTGYDIKPTALISDAVSIPVIASGGCGSKEHILEVFQQTNAAAALAASIFHYKEYTVGEVKEFLRDNGVCVR
- the mtnP gene encoding S-methyl-5'-thioadenosine phosphorylase, with protein sequence MPEIAIIGGTGIYNPDTFELIDKVYPDTPYGKPSDEILIGKIAGVEVAFLHRHGTTIPYPPSSVPYRANMYALKELGCKYVISACAVGSLQRKFASGDLVIVDQFVDFTKKRDYTYFNDSITHIAIPDPFCSYLNAVFAETAKKLGIKYHNGGTYVCIEGPRFSTRAESRMFRQFGDIIGMTVVPECQLARELGMCYCSLATITDYDAWKEEAVDIEMVKKTMASCLDKVLRLLEAGLPKIKSDGCSECIQAAIGCGALK
- the lonB gene encoding ATP-dependent protease LonB codes for the protein MTEAEEKKSKLSVEAWVDQQTFETTDDIEVPKMIADRVIGQDRAVEIMRKAAAQKRHVMLIGEPGTGKSMLANSMVEYLPKEDLVDIVAYHNPEDFNEPRIRTFPAGKGKAVVAEQKAAAAAQKTQKNSAYIYICILLMALGLGGAIFFGYTVALIAFMGVFLILILFRNPMQPRNETAIVPKVLVGHDPGDLPPFVDATGTHAGALLGDVRHDPFQSGGLETPSHDRIEAGCIHKANKGVLYLDEINLLRMESQQAILTAMQEKKMSITGQSERSSGALVKSEPVPCDFILVCAGNLDAIQGMHPALRSRIRGYGYEVFMETNMPDTDENRLNIARFVAQEVKKDEKIPAFDKYAVGEILREGQRRSGKKGEITLRMRELGGLVRISGDMAVNKGDKLVTAEHVMAARETARSLEQQIADKQIEGMMRYQLFHNEGEAVGLINGLAVLSNGNSSEMSGMVMPLAAEVTPAQSKKGGKIIATGQLGKIAQEAVDNISAVIKKYTLTDLSALDIHLEYVAAYNGVDGDSASITMATVIISALENIPIRQDLAMTGSLNVRGVVMPIGGVTAKLEAAANSGIKMALIPMENEKDVMIDRKYYDMMEIYTVETLRDVFEYAFVDCPAKQKYLDALLPLNPNGVSTAKRVPIPEKYKKDQVQEEAPAVEAPEVETPAVDAPKEDLIESPKDPEEVVVEVAVESED